One segment of Mycolicibacterium sp. YH-1 DNA contains the following:
- a CDS encoding ATP-binding protein, whose translation MSKWAGSTWTGRRLTARSLAGQFLVFQLLVVAVVLGAVAAVSVAQSSREFRDVRGQRMIAVAENLASTPIVRDRYADPFAAQLLAPEVDRAVALSGARLVEIQAPDGLVRASSEPSRVGQRDGFEHSRVIEGRAWSGDLDVDGSHSLVGQVPILSTDGDVLAVVSVSEPYPSVWQLLSGAGERLLVYLGLGAALGLAASWLLSRRIKRHTRGLEVAEIAGLADHREALLHSIREGVVAVNTDGVITLLNDSAQGLLGVTGDAVGRHVDASGMDPAVVEFLLSGDDGRDVVITTRTRVLALNRRAASTGGERIGTVTTMRDSTELASMQAQLSSHKSVTDTLRAQTHEFANQLHTISGLVQLGEYDAVRDLVGTLTRRRAEISDAVTRHVADPAVAALLIAKSSLAAESGVALVLDDDSHLTALDPALATDVITVLGNLIDNAVDVSEGSERAVVTVALDDAGELTISVADSGPGVPEHLREAIFARGVTSKPDVPGGRGIGLALVRLVSAQLGGTVDVSDGPHGGAVFDVRLPLDRPDGSSGNA comes from the coding sequence TTGAGTAAATGGGCCGGGAGTACATGGACCGGGCGACGGCTGACGGCGCGAAGCCTGGCCGGCCAGTTTCTGGTGTTTCAGTTGCTGGTGGTGGCCGTGGTGCTCGGCGCGGTGGCGGCGGTGTCAGTGGCACAGTCCTCGCGCGAGTTCCGCGACGTGCGAGGTCAGCGGATGATCGCGGTCGCCGAGAACCTCGCCTCGACACCGATCGTGCGGGATCGCTACGCGGATCCGTTCGCTGCGCAACTGCTGGCACCGGAGGTCGATCGCGCCGTCGCCCTGTCGGGCGCACGGCTGGTCGAGATCCAGGCACCCGACGGGCTGGTGCGCGCGTCGTCGGAGCCCTCCCGCGTGGGCCAACGCGACGGCTTCGAACACAGCCGGGTGATCGAGGGCCGGGCGTGGTCGGGCGATCTCGACGTCGACGGTTCGCACTCGCTGGTCGGCCAGGTGCCAATCCTGTCCACCGACGGCGACGTTTTGGCCGTGGTCTCGGTCAGCGAGCCCTATCCGTCAGTGTGGCAACTGCTCAGCGGAGCCGGTGAGCGGCTGCTGGTGTATCTGGGGCTCGGCGCCGCCCTCGGGCTGGCCGCCTCGTGGCTGTTGTCCCGGCGTATCAAGCGCCACACGCGGGGTCTGGAAGTCGCCGAGATCGCCGGGTTGGCCGATCACCGGGAAGCGTTGCTGCACAGCATCCGAGAGGGTGTCGTGGCGGTGAACACCGATGGCGTCATCACACTGCTCAACGACAGCGCACAGGGACTTCTTGGTGTCACGGGCGACGCTGTGGGACGCCACGTTGACGCGAGCGGGATGGACCCCGCTGTCGTCGAGTTCCTATTGTCCGGTGACGACGGCCGCGACGTCGTGATAACGACGCGGACAAGGGTTCTCGCGCTCAATCGGCGGGCGGCCAGCACCGGCGGCGAGCGGATCGGTACCGTCACAACGATGCGCGACAGCACCGAGTTGGCCTCGATGCAGGCCCAGCTGTCATCACACAAGAGCGTTACCGACACCCTTCGCGCGCAGACCCACGAATTCGCCAACCAGTTGCACACCATCTCGGGGCTCGTTCAACTCGGCGAGTACGACGCTGTGCGCGATCTGGTCGGAACGCTGACCCGGCGCCGTGCCGAGATCAGTGACGCCGTGACACGCCACGTCGCCGACCCCGCGGTGGCAGCGCTGTTGATCGCCAAGTCCTCACTGGCGGCAGAGAGTGGAGTCGCCCTCGTGCTCGACGATGACAGCCACCTCACCGCACTGGATCCCGCTCTGGCGACCGACGTCATCACGGTCCTAGGGAATCTGATCGACAACGCGGTTGACGTGTCGGAGGGATCAGAGCGCGCAGTGGTCACCGTCGCCCTCGACGACGCAGGCGAACTGACCATCTCGGTCGCCGACTCCGGACCCGGTGTGCCCGAGCACCTACGCGAGGCCATATTCGCCCGCGGCGTCACCTCCAAACCCGATGTGCCCGGTGGCAGAGGCATCGGGCTCGCGCTGGTCCGCCTTGTCAGCGCACAACTGGGCGGCACGGTCGATGTGTCGGACGGACCACACGGCGGCGCAGTCTTCGACGTGCGATTGCCACTGGACCGTCCCGATGGGAGTAGCGGCAATGCGTGA
- a CDS encoding tripartite tricarboxylate transporter TctB family protein yields the protein MSATDERSREERRPDYAQYIVVAVLAVVGGFLVYSALTLQEGFAKVDPVGPKFFPMVIGVTALVLALILAVAIPRGSKGEADAGEDIDPDMPSDWRTVSLLVALFIAMILLVNPLGWVVMSSIFFACAATILGSKHYVRNIVIGVVLALASFYAFYSGLGIPLPAGILDGIL from the coding sequence ATGAGCGCGACCGACGAACGCTCGCGCGAGGAGCGCAGGCCCGACTATGCGCAATACATCGTCGTCGCCGTGCTGGCGGTCGTCGGCGGGTTCCTGGTCTACAGCGCACTGACGCTGCAGGAGGGCTTCGCCAAGGTGGATCCCGTTGGGCCCAAGTTCTTCCCGATGGTCATCGGTGTCACGGCTCTCGTGCTGGCACTGATCCTGGCCGTCGCGATTCCACGCGGTTCCAAGGGCGAGGCCGACGCCGGTGAGGACATCGATCCGGACATGCCGAGCGACTGGCGCACCGTCAGCCTGCTGGTGGCGCTGTTCATCGCGATGATCCTGCTGGTGAACCCGCTGGGATGGGTCGTCATGAGTTCGATCTTCTTCGCCTGCGCAGCAACGATTCTCGGCAGTAAGCACTATGTCCGCAACATCGTGATCGGGGTGGTCCTGGCGCTGGCCAGCTTCTATGCGTTCTACTCCGGGCTCGGAATCCCGCTGCCCGCAGGCATCTTGGACGGGATTCTGTAA
- a CDS encoding response regulator: MREVLVVDDDFMVAEIHRRFVDRVDGFHASAVARTGTEALTHAAESSLDLILLDVHLPDMTGLEVLQRLRSRGDRVGVIMITAARELDTVSGALDGGAADYLIKPFEFDQFKAKLEAFAARDDALRSAAGVDQSLIDSLFGGSAPARGGESLPKGLGTETGQLVLEAVRSAGEVSAAECAELVGISRVSARRYLEHYLGVGALELRLQYGVGRPERRYRTS, from the coding sequence ATGCGTGAGGTCCTCGTGGTCGATGACGACTTCATGGTCGCCGAGATCCACCGCCGTTTCGTGGACCGGGTCGACGGATTTCATGCCTCCGCTGTCGCCCGCACCGGCACCGAGGCTCTCACCCATGCCGCGGAGTCCAGCCTCGATCTGATCCTGCTCGACGTCCATCTGCCCGATATGACGGGACTGGAGGTGTTGCAACGCTTGCGTTCTCGCGGCGACCGTGTCGGGGTGATCATGATAACCGCGGCCAGGGAACTCGACACCGTGTCCGGCGCACTGGACGGCGGCGCCGCCGACTATCTGATCAAGCCGTTCGAATTCGACCAGTTCAAGGCGAAACTCGAGGCGTTCGCTGCCCGCGACGACGCGTTGCGGTCAGCTGCAGGCGTCGATCAATCCCTGATCGACTCGCTCTTCGGTGGCTCGGCGCCCGCGCGCGGCGGTGAGTCGCTGCCCAAGGGCCTGGGCACCGAGACGGGCCAGCTGGTGCTCGAGGCCGTCAGGTCGGCCGGTGAGGTGTCCGCAGCCGAATGCGCCGAGCTGGTGGGGATCTCGCGTGTCAGCGCGCGCCGCTACCTCGAGCACTACCTCGGCGTGGGTGCGCTGGAGCTACGTCTGCAGTACGGCGTGGGCCGGCCCGAGCGCCGCTACCGCACGTCCTGA
- a CDS encoding tripartite tricarboxylate transporter substrate binding protein translates to MVSRLPRWATGWGAGLAALLLVVVTATACGVTRGDDPAGLHRLRMMVPNSPGGGYDLTARTAVKIMEDEDITGRVEVFNVLGAGGTVAMARLMNERGNGDLMMTMGLGVVGATYTNGSHIKASDATAIAKLIEDPGAIFVPADSPFQTVTDFVTAWKADPSKVTIGGGSSPGGPDHLFPMELAKAVGVEPKSVNFVTYDGGGDLLTALLGKKITVGTSSPGELIDQIEAGQLRVLGVSSEERVEGIDAPTLKESGIDLTFANWRGVLAPPEIPDNAKQSMVKVLEEMHGTQQWKDALVKNGWTDAFMTGAEFEQFLKDQDNRVSSTLTELGLL, encoded by the coding sequence ATGGTGTCGAGACTTCCACGGTGGGCGACCGGGTGGGGGGCGGGTCTGGCCGCCCTGCTCCTGGTCGTGGTCACCGCAACGGCCTGCGGGGTCACCCGCGGCGATGATCCCGCCGGCCTGCATCGGCTGCGGATGATGGTGCCGAACAGCCCGGGCGGTGGCTACGACCTCACCGCCCGCACCGCGGTGAAGATCATGGAGGACGAGGACATCACCGGTCGCGTCGAGGTGTTCAACGTGCTCGGCGCGGGCGGCACCGTGGCGATGGCCCGGTTGATGAACGAGCGCGGCAATGGCGACCTCATGATGACCATGGGTCTCGGCGTGGTCGGCGCCACCTACACCAACGGGTCGCATATCAAGGCGTCGGACGCGACTGCCATTGCGAAGTTGATCGAGGATCCGGGGGCCATCTTCGTTCCCGCCGACTCGCCGTTCCAGACGGTGACCGACTTCGTCACGGCGTGGAAGGCCGACCCGTCCAAGGTCACCATCGGCGGCGGATCGTCACCCGGGGGCCCCGATCACCTGTTCCCGATGGAATTGGCCAAGGCGGTGGGCGTCGAACCCAAGAGCGTCAACTTCGTCACCTATGACGGTGGTGGTGACCTCTTGACCGCGCTACTCGGCAAGAAGATCACGGTGGGCACGTCGAGCCCCGGCGAACTCATCGACCAAATCGAGGCGGGTCAGCTTCGGGTGCTCGGCGTCTCCAGTGAGGAGCGTGTCGAGGGCATCGACGCGCCGACGCTGAAGGAGTCGGGTATCGACCTGACGTTCGCCAACTGGCGTGGAGTGCTTGCGCCGCCGGAGATCCCGGATAACGCCAAACAGTCGATGGTCAAGGTGCTCGAGGAGATGCATGGCACACAGCAGTGGAAGGACGCCCTGGTGAAGAACGGCTGGACCGACGCATTCATGACGGGTGCGGAATTCGAACAGTTCCTGAAAGACCAGGACAACCGGGTGTCGTCAACGTTGACCGAATTGGGCCTGCTATGA
- a CDS encoding tripartite tricarboxylate transporter permease, whose product MDNFDWLMQGFAEAATPMNLLYAVIGVLLGTAVGVLPGIGPAMTVALLLPITYNVSPSAAFIMFAGIFYGGMYGGSTTSILLNTPGESSSVITAIEGNKMAKAGRAAQALATAAIGSFVAGTIGTVLLAAFAPAISRFAVTLGAPSYLAIMLFALVAVTAVLGSSKLRGAISLVLGLAIGIVGIDFLTGQPRATFGIPQLSDGIDIVVIAVAIFALGEALWVAAHLRRRPSDVIPVGRPWMGRDDWKRSWKPWLRGTAYGFPFGALPAGGAELPTFLSYITEKKLSKHPEEFGKGAIEGVAGPEAANNASAAGTLVPMLSLGLPTNATAAVMLTAFVSYGIQPGPTLFEKEPLLIWTLIASLFIGNLLLLLLNLPLAPLWAKLLRTPRPYLYAGILFFATLGAFAVNVQPLDLALLLLFGLLGLMMRRFGLPVLPLIIGVILGPRIERQLRQSLQLGGGDWSSLFTEPVAIVTYVLMAVLLIVPLILRLLHRDEETLLVVEDDRDQREKAQA is encoded by the coding sequence ATGGACAACTTCGACTGGCTCATGCAGGGCTTCGCCGAGGCCGCAACCCCAATGAACCTGCTGTACGCGGTGATCGGTGTACTACTCGGGACGGCGGTCGGCGTCCTTCCGGGCATCGGGCCCGCGATGACGGTGGCGCTGCTGCTGCCGATCACCTACAACGTCAGCCCAAGCGCTGCGTTCATCATGTTCGCCGGCATCTTCTACGGCGGCATGTACGGCGGCTCGACAACCTCGATCCTGCTGAACACGCCGGGGGAGTCGTCGTCGGTGATCACGGCGATAGAGGGCAACAAGATGGCCAAGGCGGGCCGTGCCGCGCAGGCGTTGGCCACCGCGGCGATCGGCTCGTTCGTGGCGGGCACCATCGGTACCGTCCTACTCGCTGCGTTCGCGCCGGCCATCTCTCGGTTCGCCGTCACCCTCGGCGCGCCGTCCTATCTCGCGATCATGCTCTTCGCGCTGGTGGCGGTCACAGCGGTCCTCGGGTCGTCCAAGCTGCGCGGGGCGATCTCGCTGGTTCTCGGGCTGGCCATCGGCATCGTCGGCATCGACTTCCTCACCGGGCAGCCGCGAGCCACGTTCGGGATTCCGCAGCTGTCCGACGGTATCGACATCGTGGTGATCGCGGTGGCGATCTTCGCTCTCGGCGAGGCGTTGTGGGTCGCGGCGCACCTGCGCCGACGGCCGTCTGACGTCATTCCGGTGGGTCGGCCGTGGATGGGCCGCGATGACTGGAAGCGGTCGTGGAAGCCATGGCTGCGCGGTACCGCATACGGTTTCCCGTTCGGCGCGCTGCCGGCAGGCGGTGCTGAGCTGCCGACATTCCTGAGCTACATCACCGAGAAGAAGCTGTCGAAGCATCCCGAGGAGTTCGGCAAGGGTGCCATCGAGGGTGTCGCCGGTCCGGAGGCCGCGAACAACGCGTCGGCGGCGGGCACGCTGGTGCCGATGCTGTCGCTGGGTCTGCCGACCAACGCCACCGCCGCGGTGATGCTGACGGCCTTCGTCTCGTACGGAATCCAGCCCGGCCCAACGCTGTTCGAGAAGGAGCCGCTGCTCATCTGGACGCTCATCGCCAGCCTGTTCATCGGCAACCTGCTGCTCCTGCTGCTGAACCTGCCCCTGGCGCCGCTGTGGGCCAAGCTGTTGCGGACCCCCCGGCCGTACCTGTACGCGGGCATCCTCTTCTTCGCCACGCTGGGCGCGTTCGCGGTCAACGTGCAACCGCTGGATCTGGCGCTGCTGCTCCTGTTCGGTCTGCTCGGCTTGATGATGCGTCGCTTCGGACTTCCGGTGCTGCCGTTGATCATCGGCGTCATACTCGGACCGCGTATTGAACGCCAACTGCGCCAAAGCCTGCAGCTCGGCGGAGGCGACTGGAGCAGCCTGTTCACCGAGCCGGTCGCGATCGTCACCTACGTCCTGATGGCGGTGCTCCTGATCGTCCCGCTGATACTGCGCCTGCTGCACCGCGATGAGGAGACCCTGCTCGTCGTCGAGGACGACAGGGACCAACGAGAGAAGGCCCAGGCATGA
- a CDS encoding DUF1206 domain-containing protein has product MVDTRAAAAGAHDNAWFESAARSGFAASGILHLLVAWIVLRLALGDPGSADQSGALAALSAQTGGAVMLWLAAAVFAALGLWHIVEAAVETKVKDRAKAGAIGAVHVALAFSAAKFAMGSGKSSGEQNAGLSARMMQTEWGSGVLVFIALVVIGVGGYHVYKGVTRRFLKDLEVSGGSVITVLGIAGYVAKGVVLVGAGLLVIVATMTSDPSKATGIDAAVKTIGAAPFGKFLLILAAVGLAAYGVYGFVRSRYADM; this is encoded by the coding sequence ATGGTCGATACTCGCGCGGCGGCTGCCGGTGCTCACGACAACGCCTGGTTCGAGTCGGCCGCGCGCAGTGGCTTCGCCGCAAGCGGGATACTGCATCTCCTGGTGGCCTGGATCGTGCTCCGCCTGGCGCTGGGTGACCCGGGAAGTGCTGACCAGTCCGGCGCGCTCGCAGCACTTTCCGCGCAAACCGGTGGCGCCGTCATGTTGTGGCTGGCTGCTGCAGTGTTTGCCGCCCTGGGGCTCTGGCATATCGTCGAGGCAGCCGTCGAAACCAAGGTCAAGGATCGAGCCAAGGCAGGTGCCATCGGGGCGGTGCACGTAGCACTGGCGTTCTCCGCGGCCAAGTTCGCTATGGGCAGTGGAAAATCCAGCGGTGAACAGAACGCCGGACTGAGCGCCCGGATGATGCAGACCGAGTGGGGGAGCGGTGTGCTCGTGTTCATTGCACTCGTGGTGATCGGAGTCGGCGGTTATCACGTGTACAAGGGCGTCACCAGGCGATTCCTGAAGGACCTTGAGGTGTCGGGCGGCTCGGTGATCACTGTGCTGGGCATCGCGGGATACGTCGCCAAGGGAGTGGTGCTCGTTGGCGCAGGACTGCTGGTGATTGTTGCCACGATGACATCGGACCCATCGAAGGCCACCGGCATCGACGCGGCGGTCAAGACGATTGGTGCTGCACCGTTCGGCAAGTTCCTGCTGATCCTCGCCGCGGTGGGCCTCGCCGCGTACGGGGTCTACGGCTTCGTTCGCAGTCGCTACGCGGACATGTAG
- a CDS encoding universal stress protein, whose translation MIVIGYTADAFGQAALDHGIAEARLRDTDVLVINSTAGDAYADPAFAQPDRVREVQARLATCGVPSQWSQPVGVDAATELLTAMEQADSELLVIGVKHRNPVGKLLLGSVSQRVLLECAKPVLAVKPAE comes from the coding sequence ATGATCGTTATCGGCTACACCGCGGACGCCTTCGGCCAGGCCGCGTTGGATCACGGCATCGCCGAGGCCAGATTGCGCGACACCGACGTGTTGGTGATCAACTCGACAGCGGGTGACGCCTATGCCGATCCGGCTTTCGCCCAACCCGATCGGGTGCGCGAGGTCCAGGCCCGTCTCGCGACGTGTGGTGTGCCGTCGCAGTGGTCGCAACCCGTCGGCGTGGACGCCGCGACGGAGCTGTTGACGGCGATGGAGCAGGCTGATTCCGAGTTACTGGTTATCGGGGTGAAACACCGCAATCCGGTCGGCAAGCTGCTGCTCGGCAGCGTGTCGCAGCGGGTGCTGCTGGAGTGCGCCAAACCCGTACTCGCGGTCAAACCAGCCGAGTGA
- a CDS encoding HNH endonuclease signature motif containing protein, which translates to MGGGSVREVVAAIRAAHDDLAALPIDALTGPELLEVLDDLETLACQLPTQSHRLLAHLQTETTPQAMGAKSWRDVLAIRWRISTREAKRRLDEAAVLGPRRTVTGAPLDPVLPATALAGAHGSITSEHVQVIRDAMAAIPPTVDPLTRGQIEVDLVRTATGVGPKQLKDNAERTIFLLDQDGPEPDDTERTRRRGLSVGPQQSDGMTAIRGNLTPEAWAIYEAIFAKWAGPGMCNPDDDLPCIAGTPSQEQIDSDHRSLAQRQHDALIAVGRNVLESGVLGQHNGLPTSIIIRTTLQDLESRAGVGITGGDTVMPIRDVIRLGAHAHHNLAVFDGVTGSALDLFRTRRVASPAQRIMLIARDGGCTKPGCPVPAYGTQVHHAARDWADNGQTNVDELGLACGPDNRMVGPDGWSTRINACNDVEWIPPQHLDTGQARINDYHRPERLHPPADNDNDEPADNTAEDTGAQSSSDPPQPDAA; encoded by the coding sequence GTGGGTGGGGGTTCGGTTCGCGAGGTGGTTGCCGCGATACGTGCGGCCCACGACGATCTGGCCGCACTGCCCATCGACGCGCTCACCGGGCCCGAACTGCTGGAGGTACTCGACGATCTCGAGACCCTGGCCTGCCAGCTGCCCACCCAGAGCCACCGGCTGCTGGCCCACCTGCAGACCGAGACCACGCCCCAGGCGATGGGCGCGAAGTCCTGGCGCGACGTGCTCGCGATCCGGTGGCGCATCTCCACCCGCGAGGCCAAACGCCGACTCGATGAAGCGGCCGTACTGGGCCCACGTCGCACGGTGACCGGGGCGCCGCTGGATCCGGTGCTGCCCGCCACCGCCCTGGCGGGCGCGCACGGATCGATCACCAGCGAACACGTGCAGGTGATCCGCGACGCGATGGCCGCCATCCCACCCACGGTCGACCCCCTCACGCGCGGCCAAATCGAGGTCGACCTGGTCCGCACCGCCACCGGAGTCGGACCCAAACAACTCAAGGACAATGCCGAGCGCACCATCTTCCTGCTCGACCAGGACGGCCCCGAACCCGACGACACCGAACGCACCCGGCGCCGCGGGCTGTCGGTCGGCCCCCAGCAGTCCGACGGAATGACCGCGATCAGAGGCAACCTCACCCCTGAGGCGTGGGCGATCTACGAGGCGATCTTCGCGAAGTGGGCCGGCCCCGGGATGTGCAATCCCGACGACGACCTTCCGTGTATCGCCGGCACCCCGTCACAGGAGCAGATCGACAGCGATCACCGCAGCCTGGCCCAGCGCCAGCACGACGCGCTGATCGCGGTCGGGCGCAATGTGCTCGAAAGCGGTGTGCTGGGCCAGCACAACGGCCTGCCCACCTCGATCATCATCCGCACCACCCTGCAAGACCTCGAGAGCCGCGCGGGGGTCGGTATCACCGGTGGGGACACCGTGATGCCGATCCGCGACGTGATCCGCCTCGGTGCGCACGCTCACCACAATCTGGCGGTGTTCGACGGGGTCACCGGCTCGGCACTTGACCTGTTCCGCACCCGCCGGGTCGCCTCCCCGGCGCAGCGGATCATGCTGATTGCCCGCGACGGGGGCTGCACCAAACCCGGCTGCCCGGTACCGGCCTACGGCACCCAGGTCCATCACGCGGCCCGCGACTGGGCCGATAACGGCCAGACCAACGTCGACGAGCTCGGCCTGGCCTGCGGGCCCGACAATCGCATGGTCGGCCCCGACGGCTGGAGCACCCGCATCAACGCATGCAACGACGTCGAATGGATCCCACCGCAACACCTCGACACCGGCCAAGCCCGCATCAACGACTACCACCGCCCCGAACGCCTCCACCCGCCCGCCGACAACGACAACGACGAACCGGCGGACAACACCGCCGAAGACACTGGCGCACAATCCAGCTCCGACCCACCCCAACCCGACGCGGCGTAG